A genomic stretch from Lathyrus oleraceus cultivar Zhongwan6 chromosome 2, CAAS_Psat_ZW6_1.0, whole genome shotgun sequence includes:
- the LOC127123417 gene encoding tyrosine-protein phosphatase DSP3, whose translation MEVEQSQFVNEDVAYSLEQGQEVQQIQGEGLSSLPPSALIEVSKRKSSKKPSKVWTDFKRVNDKAMCKYRGKQYAANSGSHDTTNMHKHLKVYLCPEPYPEENLEFLKSQNIRLFQFGIEGKTEVSLPILSDSIMEALKILLDVRNHPVLIHCKRGKHRTGCVVGCFRKMQNWCLSSVFEEYQRYAGAKSRTTDLTFIEMFDIINLRQCLYSIIYQYQDASKKRRLMYQGETTQKPPRLTSF comes from the exons ATGGAAGTGGAACAATCACAATTTGTTAATGAAGATGTTGCTTATTCACTTGAACAAGGGCAAGAAGTTCAACAAATACAAGGAGAAGGGTTGTCATCATTGCCACCAAGTGCACTAATAGAGGTAAGCAAAAGAAAATCCTCTAAAAAACCTTCTAAAGTTTGGACAGATTTTAAAAGGGTTAATGATAAGGCTATGTGTAAGTATCGTGGAAAACAATATGCAGCAAATAGTGGTAGTCATGACACTACTAACATGCATAAACATTTGAAAGT ATACTTGTGTCCTGAACCCTATCCGGAGGAGAATTTGGAGTTTCTTAAATCACAGAATATTCGTCTATTTCAATTTGGAATTGAGGGGAAAACG GAAGTTTCTTTACCTATTCTCAGTGATTCTATTATGGAGGCTTTGAAAATTTtacttg ATGTGAGAAATCACCCTGTTTTGATTCATTGCAAACGAGGAAAG CATAGAACAGGTTGTGTAGTTGGTTGCTTCAGAAAGATGCAGAACTGGTGTCTGTCTTCTGTGTTTGAGGAGTACCAACGCTATGCTGGTGCTAAATCCAGGACAACGGATTTAACATTTATAGAGATGTTTGACATCATAAATCTTAGGCAGTGCCTCTACAGCATCATCTACCAGTATCAAGATGCTTCAAAGAAGCGTAGATTGATGTATCAAGGCGAGACTACGCAGAAGCCACCCCGTTTGACATCGTTTTAG
- the LOC127121477 gene encoding lectin 5 — protein sequence MANSNPKLLATQTIFSLFLLTFLLLITNVNSESVSVSFPKFDNSSDTIVLGGDAKNNGGVLELTKKDQLGNPSPNSFGLSVFSRPIRLSDKTSGKLADFTTEFSFVVDPKGAHLHGDGFTFFILSVGSDIPANSSSEGGFLGLFDKETAFDTSKNSVVAVEFDSFTNEWDPLFPENSPHIGIDINTIESSITVPWPIDRQPQGSIGKAQVSYDSASKELRVAVSYPNSPVKPDIVVSYPVDFAAILSEWVLIGFSGATGQLTETHDILSWFFTTDL from the coding sequence ATGGCCAACTCCAATCCAAAACTCCTTGCAACACAAACCATCTTCTCTCTTTTCCTTTTAACCTTTCTCTTGTTGATCACCAATGTCAACTCAGAATCAGTTTCTGTCAGCTTCCCCAAGTTTGACAACAGTTCCGACACCATAGTCCTCGGCGGTGATGCCAAAAATAATGGTGGTGTACTAGAACTCACTAAAAAGGACCAACTCGGAAATCCATCTCCAAATAGTTTTGGTCTTTCCGTATTCTCTAGACCTATTCGTCTCTCTGACAAAACAAGTGGTAAACTTGCTGACTTTACCACCGAGTTTTCTTTTGTTGTGGATCCAAAGGGTGCACATCTTCATGGCGATGGTTTCACTTTCTTTATTCTATCAGTTGGTTCTGACATCCCGGCCAATTCATCATCCGAGGGCGGGTTCCTTGGACTATTCGATAAAGAAACCGCCTTCGATACCTCCAAAAACTCTGTCGTTGCTGTTGAGTTTGATAGTTTCACAAATGAATGGGATCCTCTCTTCCCTGAGAACTCACCTCATATTGGAATCGACATCAACACGATTGAGTCTTCGATCACTGTTCCATGGCCAATCGATAGACAGCCGCAAGGATCGATAGGAAAGGCACAGGTAAGTTATGATTCTGCCTCAAAAGAACTGAGGGTAGCTGTAAGTTATCCAAATAGTCCTGTCAAACCGGACATTGTTGTATCGTATCCAGTTGATTTCGCGGCGATTCTGTCGGAGTGGGTCCTTATTGGTTTCTCCGGTGCTACTGGTCAACTTACAGAAACACATGACATTCTCTCTTGGTTTTTCACTACCGATCTATAG